A genomic region of Ictidomys tridecemlineatus isolate mIctTri1 chromosome 10, mIctTri1.hap1, whole genome shotgun sequence contains the following coding sequences:
- the Taf5l gene encoding TAF5-like RNA polymerase II p300/CBP-associated factor-associated factor 65 kDa subunit 5L isoform X3: protein MKVMKRVRTEQLQTAVSCYLKRRQYVDSDGPLKQSLRLSQSAEEMAANLSDSDSQHSHEVMPLLYPLFVYLHLNLVQNSPKSTVESFYSRFHGMFLQNAGQKEVIEQLQTTRTVQDVLSDSRLRAFLDNKYVVRLPEDSYNYLVRYLQSDNNTALCRVLAVHIHLDVQPAKRTDYQLYASGGPRGESGSLEPPDVPSPLLQNEAALEVLQDSIKRVKDGPPSLTTICFYAFYNTEQLLNTAEVSPDSRLLAAGFDNSCIKLWSLRSKKLKAEPHQVDTSRIRLACDTLEEEDTEDEGMGTEMKTLRGHCGPVYSTRFLADGSGLLSCSEDMSIRYWDLGSFSNTVLYQGHAYPVWDLDVSPYSLYFASGSHDRTARLWSLDRTYPLRIYAGHLADVDCVKFHPNSNYLATGSTDKTVRLWSAQQGNSVRLFTGHRGPVLAVAFSPNGKYLASAGEDQRLKLWDLASGTLFKELRGHTDSITSLAFSPDSGLVASASMDNSVRVWDIRSACGSAPADGSSSELVGVYTGPMSSVLGVQFMACNLLLVTGITQENQEH from the exons ATTCTGATTCCCAGCACAGCCATGAAGTGATGCCCCTCCTCTACCCCCTCTTCGTCTACCTCCATCTCAACCTGGTCCAGAACAGCCCTAAGAGCACAGTGGAGAGTTTCTACAGCCGCTTTCATGGGATGTTCCTGCAGAACGCAGGCCAGAAAGAGGTTATTGAGCAGCTGCAGACCACACGGACGGTCCAGGACGTCCTGTCCGACTCCAGGCTCCGCGCATTCCTAGACAACAAGTACGTGGTCCGCCTGCCGGAAGACAGCTACAACTACCTGGTGCGCTACCTCCAGAGTGACAACAACACCGCACTGTGCAGGGTGCTGGCCGTCCACATCCACCTGGATGTGCAACCTGCCAAGAGGACAGACTACCAGCTCTACGCCAGTGGCGGCCCCCGTGGTGAGAGCGGTAGCCTGGAGCCCCCAGATGTGCCCAGCCCTCTCTTACAGAATGAGGCCGCCCTGGAGGTCCTGCAGGACAGCATCAAGCGTGTGAAGGACGGGCCTCCCTCCCTCACCACCATCTGCTTCTATGCCTTCTACAACACGGAGCAACTGCTCAACACCGCTGAGGTCTCCCCCGACAGCAGGCTGCTAGCTGCCGGGTTTGACAACTCCTGCATCAAGCTCTGGAGTCTGCGGTCCAAGAAGTTGAAGGCGGAGCCCCACCAGGTGGACACATCTCGTATCCGCCTGGCTTGTGACACTCTGGAGGAGGAG GACACTGAGGACGAGGGCATGGGCACAGAGATGAAGACGCTGCGGGGCCACTGCGGACCTGTATACAGCACGCGCTTCCTCGCAGATGGCTCAGGGCTGCTCTCTTGCTCTGAAGATATGTCCATCCGATACTGGGACCTGGGCAGCTTCAGCAACACTGTGCTGTACCAAGGGCATGCCTACCCAGTGTGGGACTTAGACGTCAGCCCCTATAGCCTGTACTTTGCCAGTGGGTCCCACGACCGCACCGCCAGGCTGTGGTCACTGGATCGGACGTACCCCCTGAGGATATACGCAGGTCACCTGGCAGATGTGGACTGTGTCAAGTTCCACCCAAACTCCAACTACCTGGCCACAGGCTCGACCGACAAAACTGTCCGGCTATGGAGCGCCCAGCAGGGGAACTCTGTGCGGCTCTTCACAGGCCACCGCGGGCCCGTGCTGGCTGTTGCCTTCTCTCCCAATGGGAAGTACTTGGCCTCCGCAGGCGAGGACCAGCGGTTGAAGCTGTGGGACTTGGCGTCTGGGACCCTCTTCAAGGAGCTGAGAGGCCACACGGACAGCATCACCAGCCTCGCCTTCAGCCCAGACAGCGGCCTGGTGGCCTCTGCCTCCATGGACAACTCTGTGCGCGTCTGGGACATCAGGAGCGCCTGCGGCAGTGCGCCTGCCGACGGCTCCTCCAGTGAGCTGGTGGGTGTGTACACGGGGCCCATGAGCAGTGTCCTGGGTGTGCAGTTCATGGCCTGCAACCTCCTCCTGGTGACGGGGATCACACAGGAAAATCAGGAGCATTAG